DNA from Desulfuromonas sp. AOP6:
GGCAGGCCGTGCAGACGGCAGGTCAGAGGCCGCGCCTCATAGATCAGGCACAGCCCCTGTTCATCGAGCAGGGGGCACGGGGTGAGGTCGTCTTCGGGGGTATCCATCCATTCTTCGTGGGGGAGCAGGTTGAGAATATAGGGGGGGCGCAGCTGCGGCCACTCTTTGTGCAGGGCAAGTAAACGCGCCTGCGCCTTGGCCAGCACCGGCTGACGCACCGCCGCCGGGAGGAGATCAAAGGCCTCCTTAAGCAGCAAGGCGTCGAGCAGGGTGATGTCGAAGAGGCCCCGGCAGCACTGGGCGCATCCCTTCCGGCAGGCGATGGCCTCTCCGGCTGCACTGGCACAGGTATCGAACCAGCGATCCACGCTCGCCAGCAACCTGGCGTAGTCCTGCAGAATCTGACGGCTCTCCATGTCAACCTCGATTCAGGCCCCCGCCAGACGGGGAATACGCTGCACGGCGAGGAGGGAAATCAGGCTCATCACCGCCCCGGCCACGAAGGGAATACTGTAGTCGACCATCCACAGAGCCCCGCCGATAGCAGGAATGACCACGGCGGCGATATGGTTGATGGTGAAGCTCACCGCCATGCTCGGCGCGATATCTCCCGGCTCGGCGATCTTCTGAAAATAGGTGCGGATGGCGATGGCGAAGTTGAAGAGGATGTGGTCGAGGATGTACATCACCACGACGACCCAGCGCGATTCGGTGGTGGCGTAGAGGAGGAAGATCACGACCAGGCCGGCGTATTCCACCGAGAGGACAGTGCGCTCGCCGAAACGCACGATGGCCCGGCCGATGGCGGGACTGAGAAAGAAGTTGATCGCGTTATTGACGATAAAGAGCAGGGTAATCTCCGTCACCGAGAAGGCAAAGACCTTGACCATGAGAAACACGGCAAAGGCCATGAAGATCTGACGCCGCGCCCCGGACATGAAGGTGAGGAAATAGAAGAGGGCATATTTACGGCGGAAGACCATCTCGGTGCGCTGGGGTTCCAGGTTGCGATGGGTGGGATCCTGCCAGAGCCCCCAGACGCCGGCCGCCGTCACCAGGGCACCGATGACCAGAAACATGGTGCGATAGCTCAGGCTCT
Protein-coding regions in this window:
- a CDS encoding YkgJ family cysteine cluster protein, with protein sequence MESRQILQDYARLLASVDRWFDTCASAAGEAIACRKGCAQCCRGLFDITLLDALLLKEAFDLLPAAVRQPVLAKAQARLLALHKEWPQLRPPYILNLLPHEEWMDTPEDDLTPCPLLDEQGLCLIYEARPLTCRLHGLPHVDVSGEVFAEEWCTLNFVGTDPLEKEELRWHFRQTFLQQLQLMRELTQQLTGYPVHEVDTFIPLALLADFAACDWRALGLQGPPSYPADKV
- a CDS encoding MFS transporter, whose protein sequence is MIRDEQRPMLRFLIVQSTASVVGLQGWMILFNNFAVEEAGLNGQQIGMLGSIREVPGFLALLAVFVLLVMREHRLSALSVTLLGLGVGLTGFFPSYPGLILTTLIMSFGFHYYETTNQSLTLQYFSTAVSPLIFGRLRSLAAATSILVGLLIFLMGQSLSYRTMFLVIGALVTAAGVWGLWQDPTHRNLEPQRTEMVFRRKYALFYFLTFMSGARRQIFMAFAVFLMVKVFAFSVTEITLLFIVNNAINFFLSPAIGRAIVRFGERTVLSVEYAGLVVIFLLYATTESRWVVVVMYILDHILFNFAIAIRTYFQKIAEPGDIAPSMAVSFTINHIAAVVIPAIGGALWMVDYSIPFVAGAVMSLISLLAVQRIPRLAGA